The DNA region ACAGAGGCAATGATAAAAGCTACACCGCACAATAACAGAATTGAGAAAGGTGACAGATTAAGAGTCGTTTTTTGATTGGCAATCGGCTTCTTTTTCTTAACGAGTTGAAAATATATGTAGATTAGTACAATATTGATCAGTATCCATACTCCTACCAACCAAAAAAATACCAGCAATTTGCCTAAACTTAAAATCTCAGTAATTCCAGTTAATAAAAATCCCCAAACTATAGCTGCTGATAATACCGAACTGCGCCAGCAACTACCTCTCTGATAAAAAATTCCATATAGAACGATTAATGAAACTAGAGGTAATAAAACAAACATATTTTTCCTCCTATGTAAGATTATTTCATTCTAAATTTAGATGCATACCCAGTTTTCTCATTAGTGTTCTTGTGAGAAAATTAACAATGAGAAAAAACATTCAAAGTCGGGGCATCGACTCCTAAGTTAGGCAATGTTAGACAGGCAACGCCTGCAATTGATATTTGAGCTTAGAATCCCCCGAATATAATTCGGGGGAGTATGTCAAAATATATTATTTGTATATTTTATTTTCTGAAAATCCCTCAGATAATTGATTTATTGGAAATATTTTGATAAAAAAACCCCCAGTAGAAATACTAGGGGTGAAAGATATAATACCATTTCACTTTATGTTTGTCGGAGATGCCCCTGCGATCGCCTCTACTTAGATGAGAGGCTGGAGTGATTCTCAAATATTACAGCAAAAGGTGATCGGGTATAAAATTAGCCAACATTTGCCAAGAGCAATTCTCGTTTTTCTGATTTTCGCACTCTTACCTGAGAGTCATCATCAACATCAACGATCGCTGTATCTCCATCTGTAATTTCACCAGACAGCATTGCTTCGGCGAGAGAATCTTCTAGGAGGCGCATAATTGCCCGGCGTAATGGTCTAGCACCATAACTTGGGTTGTAGCCTTCTTGTACTACACGGTCTTTGAAGCGATCGGTAACTTCTAAGATAATTCCTTTTTCTGTCAAGCGCTTAGAAACATCACGAAGCATAATCTCAGCGATTTGCTTCACTTCATCTCTAGAAAGCTGGGTGAAGACGATAATTTCATCGAGACGGTTAAGGAACTCAGGACGGAAGTAAGCTTTCAATTCCTCATTTACCAAGGTGCGGATGCGGTTATAACTAGCGTCGGCTTGAGTGTCAAAGTCAAAGCCTAAACCACTACCACCTTTTTCAATCACCTTAGAACCGATGTTGGAAGTCAAAATGATCAGCGTGTTCTTGAAGTCCACTTTCCGACCTTTGGCATCGGTAAGATGACCGTCATCCAAGAGTTGCAGCAACATATTGAATACATCGGGGTGTGCTTTTTCGATTTCGTCGAATAGCAGCACTGAGTACGGTTTCCGGCGCACTGCTTCTGTAAGTTGTCCACCTTCGTCGTATCCGACATAACCAGGAGGCGAACCAATTAGCTTGGAGACGGTGTGGCTTTCCATGTATTCGGACATATCTAGGCGAATCATGGAGTCTTCCGCACCGAAGAAGTAGGCAGCTAATGCTTTCGCCAATTCTGTTTTACCGACTCCGGTAGGCCCAGAGAAGATAAAGCTAGCAATGGGACGATTAGGATTCTTCAAGCCGACACGGGCGCGACGGATACCGCGAGATACAGCCGAGACTGCTTGCTCTTGACCGATGAGCCGTTGATGCAGAGTGTCTTCTAGGTGCAGAAGCAATTCTGACTCAGACTCGGTAAGCTTGTTGACTGGTACGCCAGTCCAAGAGGCAACGATTTGGGCAATATCTTCTTCGTCAACTACAGTCGAGTTGACGGGTTGATCGTTTTGTGCAAACGTTGCTTGCAGTTGTTCTGCGAGTTTTAACTCTTGGTCACGCAGTTGGGTAGCTTTGTCAAAATCTTGGACTCTGACTGCTGCTTCTTTCTCTTTGGTAACGCCAGCGAGTTCACGCTTGAGTTCTTTATTGGGAGAAATTTGAGAGTTCCGCAGACGAACGCGAGAACCAGCTTCATCAATTAAGTCTATTGCTTTATCTGGTAAGAAGCGATCGCTAATGTAGCGGTCTGATAATTCTGCTGCTGCTACAAGCGCTGAATCCAAAATTGTGACTTTGTGGTGCTGTTCGTAAGCGCCGCGCAAGCCGTAAAGAATTTGTACGGTTTCTTCTACTGAGGGTTCGCCAACCATAATCGGTTGGAAACGACGCTCTAGGGCGGCATCGCGTTCGATATGCTTACGATACTCATCAAGGGTAGTTGCGCCGATACACTGGAGTTCACCCCGTGCTAAGGCAGGTTTGAGGATGTTTGCTGCATCCAAACCACCTTCTGTACCACCAGCGCCAACCAAGGTGTGAATTTCGTCAATCACCAAGATGATATTGCCCACAGTGCGGACTTCTTCTACGACTTTTTTGATGCGTTCTTCAAAATCGCCACGGAAGCGAGTTCCAGCTACCAAAGACCCCATATCGAGGCTGATAACTTGCTTGTCTTGCAAACTTTCGGGAACATCCTGGTTGATAATCCGTTGAGCTAGACCTTCTGCGATCGCAGTTTTACCAACTCCTGGTTCTCCAATCAACACTGGGTTATTCTTAGTGCGGCGACCGAGGATCTGGATCGCCCGCTCAATTTCTTTTTGGCGACCAACTACGGGGTCAAGTCTGCCTTCTTGTGCTAATTTGGTCAAATTCCGACCAAACTCTTCCATAGTTAGTGGTTGAGTGCGCTTTTGACTACCACCACCAGCTAAAGCTGGTGCATTTTCACCCAAACGGCGAATTATGGCACTGCGGACAGTCTTGAAGTCAACTCCTAGATTTTGCAGTACTTTGGCGGCAACACCTTCACCAGCCTCGGTCAATCCTAAGAGTAAGTGTTCAGTGTTAATGTAATTCTGTCCCAGACTATGAGCTTCTTTAAACGATTGCTCGAAGAGGCTTTTTACTTTAGGAGTAAAAGGAATTTCTGGTGGTACAAAGCCAGAACCCCTGCCAATAATTTTTTCTACCTCGCGACGTGAATCTTTGAGGGTAACGCCTAATTCGGCCAGCACTTTAGCAGCAACCCCAGTTCCTTCTCCCATCAAACCCAGGAGAATTTGTTCTGTTCCTACAAAGTTGTGTCCCAGGCGACGGGCTTCCTCCTGAGCTAACATAATTACTCTAATGGCTTCGGAAGTGAAGTGTTCAAACATAATGGGTTCTTGCTCCCTCGCTGCTTGGACTTTGGGTGAGATAAAATTCACCCTCATCTAAAGTTTTTTGTATTTTCTTAAGGACTAATGTAACTTTATTTAAACTTAAGTGGCAGTGGTGAGAGCCGTAAGACATCAGGTGTACTTGCCGTCTAAGAAGAGTTAGGAGTTAGGAGTTAAGAGTTAAAAGTTAGGAGTTAGTAAGGAGTTGTTAATTTGACAATTAGCTTCTCAGTGCAAAAGATGATTTTCTTTTGCTTTTCCTGCTCCTCTACTCTGGGCTAAACTTAAAACTCAGCCCTCAGCACTAGCTCAACCATAACTATCCGCTAACGACACTCAGGACTGACTCATGATCAATGATGCATCGGCAGGTAAAGACCAACAACATCCTCTTTATAGCCGCGATCGCCCCCTTATTGATATTTTACTCTCTCAAGAGGCGACAGACTATAACTTAGCAGAATTAGCTAGGCTGCGAATGCGTTATCAAGGGTTTCCAGGGGCAAGAGATATCCAAAAAGACCTAGATAAAGCCTTGCAGCAGTGGGGTTTGACCGAAGCCGAGCTTTTTGAGAAAACTCGCCAAATTCACAATTTGGGGGGTGTTTACAAAAGTCGTGGCAAGAAAGAGGAACAGGATTGGAATTAGGAATGGGGCATTGGGCATTGGGCATTGGGCATTACTTATTCCCTCCTAACTCCTACCTCATCTATCAGTCGATATAGCCTACAAGACCTTACACTGCCCATGATGCCTTAACAAATGGTCACACAGCACCAACGCCACCATTGCCTCAACCATTGGAACTGCACGCGGTAATACACAAGGATCGTGGCGTCCTTTGGCTGCTAAGAGCGTTTCTTCGCCTTCACGAGTTACAGTCTTCTGCTCTTTTCTAATTGTTGCTGTCGGCTTAAATGCAACTCGCAAAATAATATTTTCTCCGTTGGAAATTCCTCCTTGAATACCACCAGAACGATTTGTTAGTGTACGGATTTCACCATTTGGATCAATATAAAATTCGTCGTTATGCTCAATTCCGGTTAGCAGCGTTCCCCCAAAACCGGAACCAATTTCAAAGCCTTTGCTAGCAGGAAGAGACATGACACCTTTGGCGATATCAGCTTCCAATTTATCAAATACTGGTTCGCCCAAACCTTTTGGCACATTTCGCGCCACACATTCTACTACACCACCGATAGAATCACCTTGTCTACCTATTTGCTCAATCAATTCAATCATGCGATCGCTGCATTCAGGATCGGGACAGCGCACTATATTGCTTTCCACTTGTTCTAAGGTGACAGTATTTGGATCAACGACACCTTCCAAGTCTTTGATGCGCTTAACGTAAGCGATAACTTCGACATTGGTGACTTGACGAAGAATTTTTTTAGCGATCGCACCTGCTGCTACTCTTCCGATTGTCTCACGCGCTGACGATCTACCCCCGCCTTGCCAATTACGAATGCCATATTTGGCATCATAAGTTGCATCAGCATGAGATGGCCGATATTTCTCGGACATCTCATCGTAGTCTTGGGGACGAGTGTCTTTGTTCCGCACCAAAATTGAAATAGGCGTTCCCAGAGTTTTGCCTTCAAATACCCCTGATAAAATCTCGCAGGTATCTGCTTCTTTGCGAGGCGTCGTAATTTTACTTTGTCCGGGACGCCTTCTATCTAGTTCTACTTGAATTTCTTCTGCCGAAATTTCTAATTGGGGAGGACAACCATCAATCACAACCCCCACGCCGCCGCCGTGAGACTCGCCAAAAGTACTGATGCGAAATAGATGACCAAAAATATTGCCCATGATTTTGAGAAAAAAGGTGAGGCTTATGTATTCTATCTAGAGTTCTTACAAAGTTTGTCTTTGTTTTTTGTATAATTTTTCGCTATTTTTTAGTAATTATCAACAATGTTTCGGGGTTTTTATCCAACTCCATAACAGTATCTGTTACTAACTTAAATTAAAAGCGCCCTCCCAATTTGGGAGAGCGCTTTAAGATTTAGTTAAACTTCAGAATTAACCGTTGATAGCAGGAGCGCTCATTGCTACAGGAGCAACATCACCAGCAGCCAAATCTAAGGGGAAGTTGTGAGCGTTACGCTCGTGCATTACTTCCATACCCAAGTTAGCCCGGTTGATTACATCAGCCCAAGTGCTGATCACGCGACCGCTTGAATCAATGATTGATTGGTTGAAGTTGAAACCGTTCAAGTTGAACGCCATTGTGCTTACACCCAAGGCGGTGAACCAGATGCCGATTACAGGCCATGCTGCTAAGAAGAAGTGCAGTGAACGGCTGTTGTTGAATGAAGCGTATTGGAAGATTAGACGACCGAAGTAGCCGTGGGCTGCAACGATGTTGTAGGTTTCTTCTTCTTGACCGAATTTGTAACCGTAGTTTTGTGACTCGGTTTCGGTGGTTTCACGAACTAGTGAAGAAGTTACAAGAGATCCGTGCATTGCAGAGAACAGTGAACCACCGAATACACCTGCTACACCTAGTTGGTGGAAGGGGTGCATCAAGATGTTGTGTTCTGCTTGGAACACGATCATGAAGTTGAAGGTTCCGGAGATACCTAAAGGCATACCGTCAGAGAATGAACCTTGTCCGATTGGGTATACGAGGAATACTGCTGTTGCTGCTGCTACTGGAGCAGAATATGCGATCGCAATCCAAGGACGCATACCTAAGCGGTAGGATAGTTCCCATTCACGACCCAGGTAGCAGAATACGCCGATCAAGAAGTGGAATATTACCAATTGGTAAGGGCCACCGTTGTATAACCACTCATCTAGAGATGCTGCTTCCCAAATTGGGTAGAAGTGTAAACCGATGGCGTTGGAGGAAGGTACTACTGCACCAGAGATGATGTTGTTTCCGTAGATTAAGGAACCTGCTACTGGCTCACGGATACCATCGATGTCTACTGGAGGTGCGGCGATGAAGGCGATTACGAAGCAAGCGGTGGCGGCTAGTAGGGTGGGGATCATTACTACGCCGAACCAACCGATGTAAATCCGGTTGTTGGTGCTGGTGATCCACTCACAGAATCTATCCCATACGTTGGCGCTTGAGCGCTGTTGTAAGGTTGCTGTCATGGTTTTATAAGTGCGGTTAGTTGTTTATGAATCAGGCGGTAAAGTCTTTGCCTGTGAAACTACTTTACAATGCTTTACAATTTTTAATCAAGTTTTATTACTTCAGTAAACCTGATATACGTTATTAGCTTTACTTATTTAAAGGTTAAGAAGTGGCTAGATGTAGCCCAGCACCCTTGGGTTCTGTTACCCATGCACACCATTACATATATATAGGACTAATATTTGATTCTGAAAAAGCTCGGTACAGATCGAAAAGCTTAAAGCTTCGCACTTCAATTGGTGCTTACATATTTATATTATGTAAAGTTAAACCTACCGTAAATTCGGTTATTAACACCAACTAATTGATGATTACCGCCCCAAGTTATACATGAAAAAAGTTACGGTTTACTCTAATTTATATGTTCGGTAAATCCGAATATACAAATAGATTGAATCATAGTTAACCAATAAATCTGCTATTCAAGGGTATAGTACAGAAATACAATCCCTGGGTTGGTCTAACCCTAATACCAGGGCAAAGGCACGGGATTTCTAAAACCCCTGCTGCATAAGGATCTTGACGAAAAAATAGGCTCAATTAAAAAACGCCGAAACCTTTGCTATTAAAAGATTCTTATACTTTAGATGCGTTTGCCCTGCCTTCCCTACTTCCCTTACTTCCCCTACTTTCCTTGCTACCCCTACAACTGAGTAACAGCGATTGCATAAATTTTTAGATTGCCTCAGTTAAATATATATCTGTTCAAGTTTGTCTTGAACTTTGCTCTCGATTTATTTTTTTAGTTCTTGCACTTATTAGCTCACCCATTTGGGTGAGGAATAAACCAACCGCTCAGGTGACCTGAGTGCAGGAAGTTGAGACTGATAAAAAATAAGACTCTATTACTCAATAACACTAATTGCACTTTACTCTAGCTAAGGATAACCCTATGAAATTCTCCACCTTGATTGATTCTATACTCATTGTTGGTTCAATTGCTTTATTACCTGGAATCGGTGGCTCTCAAATAACTACTAACAATAGTGGCGAACCTATAGCTATCAACTCTAATAATTTACTCACTCATTTTACGAACGTCAGCTACCTCAAACCCTTTGATGCTGCATTTCTAGCTTATCAAGGTAACTTGAAAGTACAGGGTATTCCTAGTGGTAGTGCTTTGGTTTCTCAATACCGAACAGGAAGCCTGACTGCACAAGATGTGGTTAAGGCTGCTGTCAACGCTAAAAAGTTACCAGCACAAGCTTTGAACGATATAGGTTACTTAAATGCCGTAGAGTGGCAGCTGACATCATTCAGCAACACTAATAATTTATCTTACTAAGTACAGCGTTGCAAAGGTTCGTAACGGATTTATAAAATGCTTTACTCTCATCTCGTTGCTTTGATAAGAAAATACTTCACAAAGAAGGAAAAGCTGCCGTCTTTCCCTAATCACCGTTCCATTACCAAAAATTACTTTAACCCCTTCAACCTTGGAGGGGTTTTTAGTTAGTACTACGCTTGCTGTTTGTTCTAGCGTCGCACCTTTTCATATTTAACGCGATCGCCCCTTGTCCGGCTTCGCATAGTGTGTTCAAGCCTAGCGTTTACTTCTGGAATGCTTGTATAGCAATACCTTTTACTCTGCCAAGGTGTGTAGGCGTAGCCCGTTGTTCGCGTAGCATCTCGCAGAGAAGACTATATTACCCAGATGAAAAAAATGGTTGGGTAATAAATTATTTACTGTTCTATCAAATTAACGTTGTTAAGTTACTCAGCAGGTGTAGTTTTCACCTCCAGGCTGTGTTAGATATTGCGACGCGAAACAGGAGTATAGATACTTTGTTAAAGCTTTCTCCAGAATCTCCTCTATTTATTGTATTAATTATTATTAGTTTTCTAGTAGTAACTTTGTCAACTTGGTTATCATCTAAACCATTCGTTTTAAAACCATTTGGTCTTAATGATATTATCCAGCTACTTACTTTACAATTATTTATTTCTTTGTTGTTAGAGCGTTCTTTAGAAGTTTTTATAACTACTTGGCGGGGCCCATTCGTTGAACAATTAGATATTAGTATTCAGCAAAAAAAGGCTCTATTGTCGGAAAAGATAAGACTTATGGAAGTACAACAGAATCAATTCTCTTCTTTAGAATCCAATCAAATCAGTGGACTCCCACCTGAAGGAATGAGTTTAGAGCAGCAAATCATCCAAAACTTTACACAAAGCCAACAAGAACCGTTAAAAATATTCAAGCCGCAAATTGATGATATAAATGAAAAAGAGCGCCAGAAAGCAGCATATAAATCTGATACACGAATAATTGCTCTATGGACATCTCTTTTATTCGGTCTTTTAATGAGTGCAATAGGTATTCGTTCAATCGAGCCACTTGTAGTTATTGATTTAGATAATCCAATACAAGTAGTTATTTTCCGTTGTTTAGATGCATTACTGACAGGAGGTTTAATTGCAGGAGGTAGCGAGGGAATTCATAAGCTGATAAAAGTCTTTATCGACTTTATGGAAGCTACATCTAAACAAATAAAAAATCAGGGATTATCTTGATTAAAGGAAGCATTTTTTTACCAAACCTTACAAGTATTATGAAAAATTCAGTAATCTTTATTCTAAATATATAGTGTCATCTTTCTATTGATAATCTTTAATATCTACAAAAAATTTGTTTAAATTACTTAATAAATCTGCTTCTAGTAAAACTCTAACTCCTTCCTTTTCTAACTTCTTTTTTTGTTGGTTCACATAATTTATCAAATAACCTTTAGAATTTGGTTTAATTCAACTTTTATGCGGTAATTGCATAAAAGTTGAATTATCTAGATGATATAGGATTACTATTTGATTTTTGAACGAAATTAAGTATTGTAGAGTGTGTTAGAACGGAGTTCGTAACGCACTATGAACACGAGTTTGATGGGAGCATCCCAAATGTGCAAGTTTCTTTTTATACGGGATTTTGGCTTAGAACAATAATGAAATAACGAACCGCCAAGGACGCCAAGAGCGCCAAGGAAAGAGGTTTGTACAGGGTTTTTGTGTCAATCCCGTACCTTTTGGCAAAATTGGGATGCTCCCAGTTTGATGCCGTACTCTCCGTGCTAACACATCCTACGTATATTTTCAGAAATCAAACCGGATTCCTATATTAGTCAATGAGTTGTGGGGTAGGAATTTGCGTATCAATATCTGCTTGAGAGAAATTGGGAAGTAACCAGCTGCTCTCACCCGCCTTGAATACTTTGGCAGGTTCAACATTCAATTCAATTGCACCAGTGGCTGGATTAGTTCTTGCAATAGATTGTGTACCATCCACAAACTTAACGGCGATTGCTTGGGTTAGTTGTTGTGGTTGAGCGTTCGGCCCTAGAACCACTTGAGAACCTGCGGGTAAGTAAATGCCATCACAATCCCAATCATCATCTGTGATTGTTCCTGCGCCCAGGAAGTAGAGTTGGGTTGGAGATTTTTTTGGTTTATTAGCATAGACAGCCAAGGTTTTTCCTGTTTCATTGCGGCACTGCGCCCGCTTTCTAGCTGTTTCTATGATATTTTTCTGAAACTGCAATTGTGCTAGTCGCTGCTGGAATTGCTCAGGTGTATAACCGGTTTGCTCAGGTGTATCTTTTACAGTTAGAAGTTGATTAAGTGCCTGAGTTACCTCAGCATAGTCTGCCCCCTTAGTAAAATCCTTGCCCGCCCAAGAGGGTTGAGCAATTAACAGGTTTACCATCAACACGAAAGCGACAATAACAATTTTGAGAAACTGCATATTTTTCTGCTTTTTTTGAAATTAGTGTTCAGTGCTACTGAAACTTTACCAAATTTCAAAACTTTGAAATATGTCTTGAATTGAAGCTTTAGGATGACTAATACCAATTTTGGATTCTGGATTCAATCGTTAAACCCTTAACTGAGTTACCGCAATATTGCCGGAAAAACATACATCTACATCGCTACCAGGAGTGCGATCGCGTTTACTATATTCGCCTACATAATAAAAATTATCGCCTTCAATTCGATAGTTTACAGGCAAAGGTTTGTTACAGGGTTGGCAAAACACCATAGTCGGATCTGGTTCTCCTGGTTGCAGATGGGGCAAGTTCACATTCCAAAAGCTTCCCGGTTCTAGGGGACGCTGGAGTAAGTCTTCTATTACTTCAACTGTGAATTTGGCAGCCATATCCCAATCAAAATTCTGCTTGGCTTTGCGATATTGAGAAATGGCAATTCCAGGAATACCGTGCATTGCGGCTTCCCGCACAGCAGCCACTGTGCCAGAAATGTAGGAATCTACTCCCAAGTTGCCCCCAGCGTTGATACCTGAAACTACAAATTTGACATCTGCCGGAATTTGTGTTAGGGCAATTCTTACACAATCGGCGGGAGTGCCTGCGATCGCATACTCAGTCTCAGAACGTCGCTGGAGGTTGATGGCACGAGTGGTGGTAACTTGATGTCCACAGCCAGATTGATGATCAGCAGGAGCAGCGATAATAGCATTTTTGCCGTTTACAGCTTTCAGGAGCGCTCGGATACCGGGGGCATCAATGCCGTCGTCGTTAGTTAAAATTATGGTCATGTATATAGGAATCGTATTTGATTTTTGAAATTATCTTTGTAGGTGGGGAGTGGGGAGTGGGGAGTAGGGAATTAGGGTTTTACCGAGCTTTTTCAGAAATCAAATATTAGTCCAATATATTATATAGATTAGGACTTACGCACACTCTACGAATTCTCGGCGCTCTTGGCGTCTTGGCGGTTCGAGAAATTAAGCTTTTTAGCAATTTTTGCGTAAGTCCTATAGATATAAATTTAGCTAAAATATCCGAAAAATGCAGATATCAACCCTTCAATGGGTACAGCAAGAAAAGCTACTTGCAGATATGAAAAAATATGCTTAATTCTGCCAAAAATATTGATCATACGATATCATCTTTAGATGGTTTGCAAATTCCGCCCTAAGTTTTTGGGTTAATTCCCAAAATGGGCGGTATTTCTTGTCAATTTAATGCTTGCAACCGCCCTCAGAACAAGTTTGTGCAATCAAAAAATCCCGTAAAATATATCTTTGCTGGCAGTAGCAGAAACTTGATACTGGAGAAAACCGTGAACGAGGTGATTTTTGCAGTGGTTCTGTAGTATTTTGGGTGCAAGTCTGTCTTAGGATTCATACGATGAAACAGCTTTTCAAACAAGTATTTAATAGTCAAAAACACCTCATCCGGCTAATTCTGCCTTTGGTGACGGTTATTTTAGCAGCCTCGCTGTTTGCCGTACCTGCTTTTGCTACAGGTGTGAATCAAATACCCAACCTCACAGCAGGGAATAACACCTGGGTTTTAGATCAGGGTGAAGTTATTAGCCGTCTGAATGAAGGTAAGATTAACAGCGCTTTCGAGGATTTGGCAAAGCAAACAGGTAAGGAAGTTAGAATAGTTACTGTTCGTCGCCTCGATTATGGGGAAACACCAGAAAGCTTCACCAAAGAACTGTTTGAAAAATGGTTTCCCACAAAAGAAGCCCAAGCTAATGAAACCTTATTGGTTATTGATACGGTTACTAATGGTACTGCCATTATAACTGGGGATCAAGTCAAGCCAATGCTTACTGACTCTATAGCCGAGAGTATAGCTACGGAAACAGTCAGTGTGCCGTTACGCGATGGTAACAAATACAATCAGGCATTTCTAGATGCAAGCGATCGCCTTGTTGCTGTTCTCTCCGGCAAACCCGATCCAGGGCCACCCCAAATTGCTGACAATGTACAGGTAGAAGGCACATTCAAGAAAGCAGAAGAAACCAACCAAGGTAACGCTACGGCTTGGGTAGTAGGATTGTTAATTGCCGCCACCGTTATCCCAATGGCGACTTACTATATCTATCAGATAAATCAGCCATCATCGAATGGGTAATGGAAGAGTTAGGAGTTTGGAGTGGGGAGTTTGGAGTTATAAATTTCTAACTCTTAGCTTTTAACTCTTAACTTTTAACTCCTCACTCCTAACTTTAATCTTGAACATACTCTTGCTCTGTAACTAAAGCCATCTCAGCCCGGACAAATTCTCGGCCTAAGTAAGCTGCATGATCTAATTGAGTTACAGGAGAGGGCTGAGTTTCCTCAAAGATTTTCACGCAAAGTTCTTTAGCCGTCCTCGCGCTAAAAACTGTAGTATGAGTTCGTTCTACCTTTTGTCGCGCTGGAATTACCTTTCCCGTTTCGGGATCGACAGCTAAACCGCGATCGTCAATTACATTTGTAAAATGCTTGGCATAAATTAATCCTGCGTCTCGATCTAAGTAAATAATGAAATATCCACCGGGATCGAGGTCAATATGACGCTGGGAAAGTTTATCATCAATTGCGGCTAAATCTTCAACTATTAAATCCATAAGCATTATAAAAAGAAATTTTCTTTTTTCAGGGTTTTTACACTCTATATCAAGTGTAATTCCTATCTTCCTTAGTCTTCTTGATATCTTTCAGATATTTTTGATCGCTTTTACTTAAAAGAAAATTAGAGAATTAGACTCAACTATTCCGAATAGTGCCATCTGGCATAATGGTGTTACGAAAATTAGTGCGATGCAGACTAGATCCTTCCAAATTGGCTCCAGTCAAGTTAGCTTCCCAGAAGTCGCATCCCCCTAAATCAGTTCCGCTCAAGTTAGCCCCTGTTAAATTAGCCTTATAGAAGCTAGTGTTGTGAAATCTCGCTCCTCTAAGGTCGGCATAAGTCAAGTTAGCAACATTGATACTGGCACGTCGCAAGTCTGCTCCTCTAAGATCGGCTTCAGTCAAATCGGCACTATTCAGACAAACTTCAAACAATCTGGCATTAACTAAACTAACTGCCTTCAAAATAGCACGAGCAAGATAGAACTCCTCCATATTATTCCCAGTCAAGTCAGTGCCACTCAGGTCAATCCCGTCCAAGGCAGGATCGGAAAATTTAACTAGAGCGAAGTTACGTTCTCCAGCAGCATATCTTCTAATCAACTCATCACGATTCATAAATACTTTCCTAAACTTATTAGGACTTACGCAGTGATGTTACGAAAGTAGTTCCTTTTCCTTAAGCATTTTTCTCACTAAATGGCAACTCTGCATTAATTGCCTCAATCTGCTGCTGTTCGAGTTGATTCACTTCCTTAATATAGGGACGAATAATTTGTCCTAAACGATTATTATAAA from Nostoc commune NIES-4072 includes:
- a CDS encoding pentapeptide repeat-containing protein, with the translated sequence MNRDELIRRYAAGERNFALVKFSDPALDGIDLSGTDLTGNNMEEFYLARAILKAVSLVNARLFEVCLNSADLTEADLRGADLRRASINVANLTYADLRGARFHNTSFYKANLTGANLSGTDLGGCDFWEANLTGANLEGSSLHRTNFRNTIMPDGTIRNS